One stretch of Arthrobacter polaris DNA includes these proteins:
- a CDS encoding DUF2220 domain-containing protein — MLAVLAPGRVIAGKNYALRHGFLAAPDRVRIRYLDPATAPFPALADLEMTAAAFAALNPAVTRVITTENLVNFLALPPCPATLAVFGDGYGFAALREAYWLQNLELLYWGDIDTHGFSILAQLRSQLPQVRSIMMDERTLQAHREFWGTEDKQSRAELKHLDAAENALYTNLQNGHPQPLLRLEQELLNWDYVLEQLSAALTLHSPRRLAPPKAGDH; from the coding sequence ATGCTGGCGGTGCTGGCACCCGGACGAGTCATTGCGGGCAAGAACTACGCACTGCGGCATGGATTTCTCGCCGCACCGGACCGGGTCCGGATCCGCTACCTTGATCCGGCCACCGCGCCGTTCCCGGCACTGGCCGACCTGGAAATGACGGCGGCAGCCTTCGCCGCGCTGAATCCTGCGGTAACCCGCGTGATCACCACCGAAAACCTCGTCAACTTCCTGGCGCTGCCGCCATGCCCGGCNACCCTGGCCGTNTTTGGTGATGGTTATGGTTTTGCAGCCCTTCGCGAAGCCTACTGGCTACAAAACCTTGAGCTGCTGTACTGGGGTGACATTGATACGCACGGGTTTAGTATTTTGGCTCAGCTCCGGTCCCAGCTTCCGCAAGTTCGCAGCATCATGATGGATGAGCGCACACTGCAGGCTCACCGCGAATTCTGGGGCACGGAGGACAAGCAAAGCCGGGCCGAATTGAAACATTTAGACGCTGCGGAGAACGCCCTGTACACAAATCTGCAAAACGGCCATCCACAGCCGCTGCTGCGTTTGGAGCAGGAATTACTGAACTGGGACTACGTGCTGGAACAACTTTCCGCAGCGCTTACCCTGCACTCTCCAAGAAGACTTGCACCACCGAAGGCCGGGGACCACTGA
- a CDS encoding PhoX family phosphatase yields MMNATKKFLPMLGHTRGKRSPVTCSLKCDNACSKAVCNTSQNSYFRDIASFAFTRRAALGWXLAGALSAAVVLTGCGPEGDGGTAGPTASGKLEFTPIKAVDAAVDRFDVPAGYSWAPILRWGDPLFADTPDFDFATQTPTAQAGQFGYNNDYLEILRQPDGKXGLLVCNHEYVNPSIMFPAAPANDAETVARRNIFRSAVGMSVVELERAKKGAPWNYVRGGKLNRRVTLDTKFELTGPVAGSDLVKTTADPQGRFVLGTLGNCSGGSTPWGTILSGEENFNGFFRTNGSSAQDRRYGLGDEATKMGWELDDPRFDARGXDYRNEPNRFGYVVEIDPENPDSVPKXHSSMGRFKHEGANVIVATNGKVVAYSGDDERFDYLYKFVSKNKYKKDDKAHNMTLLAEGDLYVAQFAGSSEAEINGSGKLPADGGFDGTGKWLPLVVDGKSTITGMGVQEVLVYTRLAADIAGATKMDRCEDVEPSLKTGKVYVACTNNTKRGVEKGAKADEANPRTENRDGHVIEITEKGDDATATAFSWNVLLLCGDPAKNSSAYFSGFPAEKVSPISCPDNLAFDAEGNLWVSTDGAPSSIGYNDGLFKVGLEGSNRGNVQQFASMPREAETCGPLIHDDESMVYVAVQHPGEDGDYGAPTSMFPDYVTPGTNLAPXQVSGPRPSVVQVFLESAG; encoded by the coding sequence ATGATGAACGCAACGAAGAAGTTTCTGCCCATGCTTGGCCATACCCGAGGCAAGCGCAGCCCCGTCACGTGCAGTCTCAAGTGTGACAATGCTTGCTCGAAGGCTGTGTGCAACACTTCACAGAACAGCTATTTTCGCGATATTGCGTCCTTCGCATTCACTCGGCGGGCCGCCTTGGGCTGGNGGTTGGCCGGGGCCCTGAGCGCCGCCGTGGTGCTGACGGGTTGCGGGCCGGAGGGTGATGGCGGCACCGCTGGCCCCACAGCTTCTGGAAAGCTGGAGTTCACCCCGATCAAGGCCGTGGATGCTGCTGTGGACAGGTTCGATGTTCCGGCGGGTTACAGCTGGGCGCCGATCCTGCGCTGGGGCGATCCCTTGTTTGCAGATACTCCTGACTTTGACTTTGCCACCCAGACGCCAACCGCGCAGGCAGGCCAATTTGGCTACAACAATGACTACTTGGAGATTTTGCGTCAGCCTGATGGCAAANAGGGCCTGTTGGTGTGCAACCACGAATACGTCAATCCCTCGATCATGTTCCCTGCAGCCCCGGCCAATGACGCTGAAACCGTTGCGCGCCGCAACATTTTCCGAAGCGCCGTGGGCATGAGTGTGGTGGAGCTAGAGCGAGCCAAGAAGGGCGCTCCGTGGAACTATGTGCGTGGTGGGAAACTGAACAGGCGCGTCACCCTAGACACAAAATTTGAGCTGACCGGACCGGTTGCGGGCTCGGACTTGGTGAAGACTACAGCCGATCCACAAGGCCGTTTTGTGTTGGGCACGCTAGGAAACTGTTCCGGCGGCAGCACTCCGTGGGGCACGATTCTCTCGGGTGAAGAAAACTTCAATGGTTTCTTCCGCACCAACGGCAGCTCTGCGCAGGACCGGCGTTACGGGTTGGGCGATGAAGCAACCAAGATGGGCTGGGAATTGGATGACCCGCGCTTTGATGCACGCGGGNAAGACTACCGTAATGAGCCGAACCGGTTTGGCTACGTAGTTGAAATTGATCCAGAAAATCCTGATTCCGTGCCCAAANAACACAGCAGCATGGGCCGTTTCAAGCACGAAGGCGCCAACGTCATCGTGGCCACTAATGGCAAGGTGGTGGCTTACTCTGGCGATGATGAGCGCTTTGACTACTTGTACAAATTTGTTTCCAAGAACAAGTACAAGAAGGACGACAAAGCACACAACATGACCCTTCTCGCTGAAGGGGACCTGTACGTGGCCCAGTTCGCGGGCAGTTCCGAGGCGGAGATCAACGGTTCCGGCAAGCTACCAGCAGATGGCGGATTTGATGGAACCGGGAAATGGTTGCCGTTAGTTGTTGATGGAAAGAGCACCATCACCGGCATGGGCGTGCAGGAAGTGTTGGTTTATACCCGCCTCGCCGCCGACATTGCCGGGGCCACCAAAATGGACCGCTGTGAAGATGTTGAACCCAGCTTGAAGACCGGCAAGGTGTATGTGGCGTGCACCAACAACACCAAGCGCGGGGTAGAAAAGGGAGCCAAAGCCGACGAGGCCAACCCGCGAACCGAAAACCGGGACGGCCACGTCATTGAGATCACCGAGAAAGGCGATGACGCCACAGCCACGGCGTTTAGCTGGAATGTGCTGCTGCTGTGCGGTGATCCGGCCAAGAACTCCAGCGCCTACTTCAGCGGGTTCCCTGCGGAGAAAGTCAGCCCCATTTCCTGCCCGGACAACCTGGCGTTTGATGCTGAAGGAAACCTCTGGGTGTCCACCGACGGTGCACCCTCATCGATTGGCTACAACGACGGACTTTTCAAGGTGGGACTAGAGGGTAGTAACCGCGGTAACGTCCAGCAATTCGCATCCATGCCGCGCGAGGCAGAAACGTGCGGACCTCTCATTCACGACGACGAATCGATGGTGTACGTTGCCGTTCAGCACCCAGGCGAAGACGGCGATTACGGCGCCCCCACATCCATGTTCCCCGACTATGTAACTCCGGGGACAAACCTGGCGCCGNGTCAGGTCAGTGGTCCCCGGCCTTCGGTGGTGCAAGTCTTCTTGGAGAGTGCAGGGTAA